One genomic window of Candidatus Nitrosopumilus sediminis includes the following:
- a CDS encoding NAD(P)H-binding protein yields the protein MDKIILSKTIPQSSPFSIMVTGSTGFIGSRLISLLASNGYTVTGLSRRKLDITNNVKYVQADVFDNDQLCQAMKGIEIAFYLLHSMEGTKDQWQEFASRERIQAQNFLQAATKAGVKRIIYLGGLVNDSLDLSPHMRSRKEVGEILASGNIPVTEFRASLIIGAQGGSYAMLRYLVERLRIMVCPSWVKSLAQPIAVDDVIFYLAESLSKPETVGQIFEIGGPDKITYEELMRIYAAYLNKNLFVLQIPFLTTRLSSYWVDLITPVKASLARPLIDSLVHDTVVTDDKITQIIPLKLKSVRESIDIATKEMESSPPKSELKEEKSGFKINQNVIQISLFALAVIGTSYYWLDDRPEVYQTLWLLGSSVWYVAIFMSILLIRNKTRLGYFIAGMISWVTLAFWLFDDFYVVFETSLIASQPNELMTIRNFIGIAVASITVIASHNLFHKVIDYQYKGRPI from the coding sequence ATGGATAAGATAATTTTATCTAAAACTATTCCACAATCATCTCCTTTTTCAATTATGGTTACTGGTTCCACTGGTTTTATTGGCTCTAGATTGATATCATTACTCGCTTCTAATGGATATACTGTTACTGGATTGAGTAGAAGAAAATTAGATATTACAAACAATGTAAAATATGTACAAGCTGATGTGTTTGACAATGATCAACTATGTCAAGCAATGAAAGGAATCGAAATCGCATTTTATTTACTTCATTCTATGGAAGGAACTAAAGATCAATGGCAAGAGTTTGCATCTAGAGAAAGAATTCAGGCTCAAAATTTCCTCCAAGCTGCTACAAAGGCCGGAGTAAAAAGAATCATTTACTTGGGCGGATTGGTCAATGACAGTTTGGATTTATCACCTCATATGAGGAGTCGCAAAGAAGTTGGTGAGATTCTTGCATCTGGCAACATTCCTGTAACTGAGTTTCGTGCATCCTTGATAATTGGTGCACAAGGTGGCTCTTATGCAATGCTCCGTTATCTTGTGGAGCGATTACGGATAATGGTTTGTCCTTCTTGGGTAAAATCTCTAGCTCAACCAATTGCTGTAGATGATGTAATTTTCTATTTGGCAGAATCTCTTTCAAAGCCTGAAACCGTGGGCCAAATATTTGAAATTGGAGGTCCTGATAAAATCACTTATGAGGAATTGATGAGAATCTATGCTGCATATTTGAACAAAAATTTATTCGTTTTACAAATTCCATTTTTAACTACTCGGCTTTCATCTTACTGGGTTGATCTGATTACTCCTGTGAAAGCCTCTCTTGCAAGACCTCTCATTGATAGTCTTGTACATGACACTGTTGTCACTGATGATAAAATTACTCAAATTATTCCTCTAAAATTAAAATCTGTAAGAGAATCAATTGACATTGCTACAAAAGAAATGGAATCTTCCCCTCCAAAATCTGAATTAAAAGAAGAAAAATCTGGTTTTAAAATCAATCAAAACGTCATCCAAATTTCATTATTTGCATTGGCCGTCATTGGAACATCATACTATTGGTTAGATGATAGACCTGAAGTTTATCAAACTCTTTGGTTACTGGGTTCATCTGTATGGTATGTTGCTATTTTCATGTCAATATTATTAATTCGAAATAAAACCCGCTTAGGATATTTTATTGCAGGAATGATTTCTTGGGTGACTCTGGCATTTTGGTTATTTGATGACTTTTATGTCGTTTTTGAAACTTCCTTGATTGCATCGCAACCAAATGAATTGATGACTATTCGAAATTTTATTGGTATTGCAGTTGCATCAATCACTGTCATTGCATCTCATAACTTGTTTCATAAGGTGATAGATTATCAGTACAAAGGAAGACCTATCTAG
- a CDS encoding cobalamin B12-binding domain-containing protein → MVYIRAKKVKSDQYLYLVKSIWDSKKSTSRQEIVKYLGKASDVVKDDIPIEYRNDPKVLSILASHNPKDIKKREEATRKSKKRLYKKLTEGNIEESVKIYEEYVKIFNEADFFDKILKPVMYDIGEDWASNKISIATEHVASNIAQTLVKIIMDKVSGTANKKKVLICVPLGEEHHLGCDVLETYLSIKRFKVYNIGTSIPTESIISFIENNNPDIVLISITLQDNLSAGQRLVKKIKEKHNIPILIGGCAMQSKKIPKIDAKIVLDVKLEEIPKIIRSA, encoded by the coding sequence ATGGTCTACATCAGAGCCAAGAAAGTAAAATCAGATCAGTATCTTTATCTCGTTAAAAGCATATGGGATTCAAAAAAAAGCACATCTAGACAAGAGATTGTAAAGTATCTTGGAAAGGCATCAGATGTAGTAAAAGACGATATACCAATAGAATACAGAAACGACCCCAAAGTGTTGTCAATTCTTGCATCACATAATCCAAAAGACATCAAAAAAAGAGAAGAGGCAACAAGAAAATCAAAGAAACGACTATACAAAAAATTAACTGAGGGGAATATCGAAGAATCTGTTAAAATTTACGAAGAATATGTTAAAATTTTTAATGAAGCAGATTTTTTTGATAAAATCCTAAAACCAGTTATGTATGATATTGGCGAAGATTGGGCCAGTAACAAAATAAGTATAGCAACAGAGCATGTAGCCAGTAACATTGCCCAGACCCTAGTCAAAATTATCATGGATAAAGTTTCAGGAACAGCAAACAAGAAAAAAGTGCTAATATGCGTTCCATTAGGAGAAGAACATCATTTAGGATGCGACGTATTGGAAACATATCTTTCAATAAAACGATTCAAAGTTTACAATATTGGGACTTCTATCCCAACAGAATCAATCATAAGTTTTATTGAAAATAATAATCCCGACATAGTACTGATCTCAATAACATTACAAGATAATCTTTCTGCAGGTCAAAGACTAGTAAAAAAGATCAAAGAAAAACATAACATTCCAATTTTAATTGGAGGGTGTGCCATGCAATCTAAAAAAATCCCAAAAATTGATGCCAAAATAGTATTAGATGTAAAATTAGAAGAGATTCCAAAAATTATACGAAGTGCATAA